A segment of the Serratia fonticola genome:
ACCCGCACCGGTTTCGGCAATGATCTCGGTTTTGCCCATACGCTTGGCAAGCAGAGCCTGGCCCAGTACCTGGTTGGTTTTGTGCGCACCACCGTGCAACAAATCTTCACGTTTCAGGTAAAGTTTGGTTTTGGTACCCGCGGTCAGATTCTTACACAGGGTCAGTGCCGTTGGGCGCCCCGCGTAATTTTTCAGCAAATCGATAAATTCTGCCTGGAACTCTGGGTCGCGTTGTGCACTGACAAAAGCCTCTTCCAGTTGTTTCAGGGCCGGCATCAAAATCTGTGGCACATATTGCCCACCAAATTCGCCGAAGTAGGGGTTAAGTAGCGTCATTATTTTTCCCGTCATTATCCGTTAAATTGTGTTCACAATCAGTAAGCGCGTAGCGTTTGAAAAACGGCAGCCAGACGTGCGGCATCTTTGATGCCTGGTTGGCTTTCTACACCGGAATTGAAATCGAGGCCGACACAGCCAAGCAGGGCGGCGTCCACACAGTTATCTGCACTCAAGCCGCCAGCCAGCATCACATTATCCAGCGTTTGGCCTTGCAGTACCGACCAATCGAAGCGTTCTCCTGTACCGCCCGCGCCGTTATCCAGCAAATAACGATCAACCTGTTGCAGTTCACGGGCAGGCAGGTGGTCTTTCACACTTAATGCTTTCCAGATCTGGCAGGCGGCTGGCAGCCTGGTACGCAAGGCGCTGATATAATCTTGATCCTCTGCCCCGTGCAGTTGCACGGCATACAGGCCAAGGTGTTCGGCCGTTTGCGCCACACTGTCCATCGGTGCGTCACAGAAAACGCCAACGTATTTCAGCGGTGCTGCTGCGATGACTTCCCTTGCCTGGGCAATATCCACGCAGCGGGGGGAGCGCCCGACGAAAATCAGCCCACCGTAGTTGGCCCCTGCCTGATAGGCGGCTGCGGCATCTTGTGGTCGAGTCAGGCCACAAACTTTGTTGTCGCCCAGGATCACGCGACGTACCGCACTGCGAAGGTTGGTTTCGGACATCAGCGCACTGCCGATCAGGAAGCCATTGGCATAGCGGCTGAGTTCCCGTATCTGCCCGTAGTTGTTGATACCGGACTCACTGATCACCGTAACACCATGGGGTACACGCGGAGCCAGGGTACGAGTGCGATCCAGATCGATAGACAGATCGCGCAGATCGCGGTTGTTGATGCCAATGACTCGCGCTTCAAGCGCTATCGCACGCTGCAATTCCTCTTCGCTGATGACCTCGGTCAATACGCCCATATTCAGGCTGTGAGCCACGGCGGCCAATTGACGGTACTGTTCATCATTTAACACCGATAGCATCAGAAGAATGGCATCGGCCTGATAATAGCGCGCCAGGTAAATCTGGTAGGGATCGATAATAAAATCTTTGCACAGCACGGGCTGGCTGACGGTTTTGCTTACCAGGGGCAGAAAATCAAAGCTGCCCTGGAAGTATTTTTCATCGGTCAGGACCGAAATTGCCGAAGCAAAATCCCGGTAGACCGAGGCAATCTCTACCGGGTCAAAATGTTCGCGGATCAGCCCTTTGGAAGGCGACGCCTTTTTACATTCAAGAATAAATGCCGTTCTGGCCCCTTGCAGCGCATGATAAAAACCACGGGTACTCGGCTTGATATCATTTTGAAAGCTGGCCAGTGGCTGTTGTTGGCTTCGTGCTGCGACCCATTGCGCCTTGTCACGAACAATCTTGTTGAGCACGGTTTCCTGCATCATTTATCCTCTTGCTGCCAAAGCGGTGACACGCTGATAAGCCTGCCCACTGTGGATCATTTCCAATGCCTGCTGCGCGTTATGGCGCAGGTCTTCCTGTCCGAATAATTTCAGCAGCAACGCCACGTTGGCGGCGACTGCAGCGGCATGAGCCCGCTCACCTTTACCTTGTAACAACCTTGCCAGAATGTCACGGTTTTCTTCCGGAGAGCCACCCAGCAGGGCTTCCAGCGGATGGCTTTCCAGGCCGAAAGATTTTGGCGTCAGCTGATAGCTTTCAATCTCGCCTTCATTGAGTTCGGCGACATGCGTGGCGGTATGGATTGCCACTTCGTCCATGCCGCCGCCGTGTACAACGGCGGCGCGTTTATAGCCAAGTACGCGCAGGGTCTGGGCAATGGGGAGCACCAGCTCAGGGCTATATACGCCGATCAGCGCCAACGGTGGGCGTGCCGGGTTAATCAAGGGGCCGAGCACGTTGAAGACCGTGCGGGTCTTCAACTGTTGGCGTACCGGCATCGCGTGGCGAAAACCGGTGTGATATTGCGGCGCGAACAGGAAACACACGCCAAGTTCATCCAGCGCCTGGCGAGAGGCGTGCGCAGACAGTTCCAGATTGATGCCAAAAGCCGCCAGCAGATCGGAAGAACCTGAACGACTGGATACGCTACGGTTGCCATGCTTGGCTATTTTTGCCCCGCAAGCTGCCGCGACAAAGGCACTGGCGGTGGAAATATTAATGCTGTTGGTGCCATCCCCGCCGGTGCCGACGATATCAGCAAAGGCATAATCAGGACGAGGGAACGAGCGGGCATCAGCCAATAACGCTTTGGCTGCCCCGGCAATCTCCTCCGGACGTTCACCGCGCATCTTCATACTGATCAGTGCCGCTGCCAGTTGGCTATTTTCCAGCTCTCCACGCACGATAGCGCTGAACAGTTGCTGGCTTTCTTCTTGATCCATCGACTCTGAGCGATACAGTTTTTCAAGAATAGGTTGCATAGTCATTTACCTTAATTATTTCGCCAGCGCCCAGGCTAACGTCTGCTCAAGCAAACGTGCCCCTTGGGTAGTCAGAATCGATTCTGGGTGGAACTGGAAACCGCATACGCGATGATCATCATGGCGAACGGCCATGACCATGTCGCCAAAGCGGGCATTGACGGTCAGTTCGGCCGGAATATTGCTGCCCACCAATGAGTGGTAGCGTGCTACGGGCAGTGGATTGACCATGCCGTCAAACATGCCTTCACCATCATGGGTAATGGCAGAGGCCTTGCCATGCAGAATTTCACCCGCCTGGCCGACGTGGCCACCATAGGCTTCCACGATCGCCTGGTGACCAAGGCAGATACCGATAATTGGCATCTTGCCACGCAAGCGTTGCAATAACTCGGGCATACAACCCGCGTCTGCCGGGGCACCAGGGCCGGGTGACAGCATCAATACAGGCTGTTCCATTTGCTGCAGGCGTTCAATGATGAGATCGGCGGCAATCTGGTTGCGATAGATAACCACCTGATGACCACTGGCACGCAGTTGATCGACCAAGTTGTACGTAAATGAATCAACGTTGTCGAGCAGTAAGATATCGGCCATTAGAACACCTCCTTGGCCTGATGCGCGCTGGCAATGGCACGCAGCACGGCACGTGCCTTATTACGGGTTTCATCGGCTTCGGCCTGGGGAACGGAGTCCAGCACCACACCGGCGCCAGCCTGCACGGTGGCGATACCGTCTTCAACATAGGCGGAACGGATGACAATACAGGTATCGAGATCGCCGTGAGCGGTGAAATAGCCCACTGCACCGCCATAACTCCCGCGGCGGGTCCCTTCTGAAGCGGCAATCAGCTGCATTGCGCGAACTTTTGGAGCACCACTCAGGGTGCCCATATTCATACAGGCCTGATAGGCGTGCAGAACATCAAGATCGGCACGGAGTTTACCCACCACGCGGGAAACCAGATGCATCACAAACGAGTAACGGTCAACCTTTGTCAGATCAGCCACATAGCGGCTACCCGCCTCACAGATACGCGCCAGATCGTTACGCGCCAGATCGACCAGCATCAGATGCTCGGCCAGTTCTTTGTGATCGGTGCGCATTTCCAGTTCTATGCGGCTGTCGAGATCCAGATCCAGCGAGCCATCGGCGCGGCGGCCGCGAGGGCGAGTGCCGGCAATCGGGTAGATCTCAATCTGACGGTTGGTGGCGTTGTATTTCAGCGCGCTTTCAGGTGAAGCGCCAAACAGGGTGAATTCGTTGTCCTGCATGAAGAACATATAAGGGCTTGGATTATTTTCCTTCAAGGTCTCATAGGCAGCCAGCGGGTTAGGGCAAGGCAATGAGAAGCGGCGTGAAGGAACTACCTGGAAAATTTCTCCGTGGCGGATGGCTTGCTGCAGATTGCTGACCACCGCGCCGTACTCTTCATCGGTCTGGTTACAGCTCAGTTGCATGTCTTCCAGTTTCTGATGAGGGATGGCAAGGGGGGATTGTTGCAACTGTGCCTGAAGTTGCTCAAGGCGTTGCTGCAAACGCAATGTTTCTGCATGGTCGCCGGTGAAGGCGCTGGCCTGCAAACGGGCAATGCCACGTTGATGATCCAGCACCAGCAGCGTTTCTGCCAGATAGAAGCAGAAATCCGGGCAACGCTGGTCTTGACGTAATGCAGGTAAGTCTTCAAAACCGGCTACCAGATCATAGGCAAACAGGCCGCCAAGTAACATGGCTTCACGTTCATCTGCCGGAGCCTCGACCAGCGCTATCATCGTCCTTAGCGCATCAAACACTGACAGCGAGCGCAGGCGGGCATCTTCATCCTGTACCCTATCGATGGCAGGGAAGGTCAACTCTCGGCCATCGGGGCGGACCTGAATCTTGACGTCGGCGGGTAAGGCTGCATCCAGCAATGGCAATAACGCGGCACCGTTGGTTGTCAGTACCTGAATGGTCACGTTACGGCCCAGGGCCGTAATACGTAGCGCGCTGTCAACAATCAGCAGGCTTTTCAGGTTTTGCTTGCTGTTGATTTCTGCCGAGTCCAACAGCAAGGTGGCTGGACGAGTGCCACACAGCTGATGAAAGATCGCTGTCGGGTCACTTCGGTAACCGGCCTGTGCGGTGAGAAGCTTAAGTTGTGGTTTGTTGTTCATCATCGGTGGTTCCAGTTAAATCTTGTCCATAAAAAAGCCCGCTGTTATCAGCGGGCCTTGGGAATCTGCAGTGTCAGATGACAGGTATGCGTGATTACTCCACCCGCGAAAGGGAAGTACGCCACCAACCAAGAAGAGAAATTTGTTTAATCATCTTATGTATGCTCTCAAGTTTGTCATCCAAACACGGCTGCTGCCGTGAACTTGTGTACTAGTTAACTGGTTCGCGAACGTAAAGTCAACCCTCTTCTTGCACAATGTGTTCGTGGATAGTGTGAAAATATTTCATCTACTGAAATACGGTCTGCTCAGAATAGATTTCCGTCATGTCCTTCATAACGGTTATGATAGAAAGCCAAGCCAAAGCAGGATATCCCTTTGACAGACAGTAGCCCACAATCCTCAGCCTTTACCCTGTACGACCTTCATAGCCATACCACGGCCTCCGATGGTTATTTGACGCCAACCCAGTTAGTGCACCGTGCGGTTGAGATGCGTGTTGGGGTGCTGGCGATCACCGATCACGACACCACTGACGGCTTGGCCGAGGCTGCCGCCGCAATTGCCGATCTCGCGCTTCCTTTGCAATTGGTCGATGGTGTCGAGATTTCCACGCTGTGGGAAAATCATGAAATCCACATTGTCGGGCTTGGAATGGATATTGAGCATCCGGCGCTGCGGCAATTGCTGGCTGAACAGACTGAGCGCCGTCATCTGCGTGCGCAGGAAATTGGTGTCAGATTAGCGAAGGCACGTATTCCGGATGCATACGATGGGGCGCAGAAACTGGCGGGGACAGGCGCGGTCACCCGCGGCCATTTTGCCCGTTATCTGGTGCAAACTGGCGTGGCCGATAATCTGGCGCAGGTGTTCAAGAAATATCTTGCCAAAGGGAAAACCGGCTATGTTCCGCCACAGTGGTGTACAATAGAACAAGCCATTGATGTGATTCATCAATCCGGTGGCCAAGCCGTAATGGCTCACCCGGGACGTTACGATCTGACGGCCAAATGGCTCAAACGGCTGCTAACGTATTTTGCTGAAAACGGGGGGGATGCAATGGAAGTGGCGCAGTGCCAGCAAGCCCCTCATGAACGTTCACTGCTGGTGAAATATGCGCAGGAGTACCGATTATTGGCCTCTCAGGGGTCTGACTTCCATCAGCCTTGCTCGTGGATTGAACTGGGGCGCAAACTGTGGTTACCCGGTGGTGTTGAGCCGGTGTGGCGTGATTGGCCACAGCGATAAGCAGATTTTTCCCTATGAATGTCAAGTTACAGCTGGGCGCCGAGTAAACCAGGTTGATTTAACGCGGGCATTGCTATGCGCGTGCATCATTTTCAGGAGTAACAGATGAGCCAGTTATTTTATATTCACCCGGACAATCCGCAGCCACGCCTGATTAACCAGGCTGTGGACGTGCTGCGCAAGGGCGGTGTGATCGTTTATCCAACCGACTCCGGTTATGCGTTGGGCTGTAAACTGGAAGAGAAATCGGCAATGGAACGTATTTGCCGCATCCGCCAGTTGGATGGCAACCATAATTTCACACTGATGTGTCGCGATCTGTCTGAACTCTCGACTTATGCGTATGTAGATAACACATCGTTTCGCCTGATCAAAAACAATACGCCGGGCAATTACACGTTTATTTTGAAAGCGACAAAAGAAGTGCCTCGTCGCCTGATGAATGACAAACGTAAAACCATTGGCCTGCGTGTGCCGTCTAATCCGATAGCATTGGCGTTGCTGGACGTGCTGAACGAACCGATGATGTCGACCACGTTGATGTTGCCTGGCAATGACTTTGCCGAATCCGATCCAGAAGAGATCAGCGAGCATCTTGGTAAGCAGGTGGATCTGGTGATCCATGGTGGTTTCCTCGGCCAACAGCCGACCACGGTTGTTGATCTGACCGAATCCTCGCCGGAAGTGGTGCGTGAAGGCGCGGGCGATCCGTCTCCCTTTCGATAAACAGCAGGACGAATTCAGTGCCAACGAACCGTAAAGCCTGTATAATGCGCGGTTGGTTTTGACCAAGAGATAATCTTTGCGGCCGCCTTTAATTGGAAAGCGTGGCGGCAAGTCCCCCCGACGCCTGTGAAGGCGACACTAGAGGTTGCTCAATGAGCGAAAAGTTACAGAAAGTATTAGCGCGAGCCGGCCATGGCTCGCGTCGTGAAATAGAAACCATGATTGAAGCTGGCCGCGTTAGCGTTGACGGGAAAATCGCCAAGTTGGGCGATCGCGTCGAAGTAACCCAGGCGATGAAAATTCGCCTGGATGGTCATGTTGTCTCGATCAAAGAATCTGAAGAAGCCGTTTGCCGCGTGCTGGCTTATTACAAACCCGAAGGTGAGCTCTGTACCCGCAGCGATCCGGAAGGCCGCCCAACGGTATTCGATCGTCTGCCTAAACTGCGTGGTTCACGCTGGGTAGCGGTAGGGCGCCTGGACGTTAATACCTCCGGATTGCTGCTGTTCACCACCGATGGCGAACTGGCTAACCGCCTGATGCACCCAAGTCGTGAAGTTGAGCGTGAATACGCCGTACGCGTATTTGGCCAGATTGATGATGAGAAAATCAAGCAACTGAGCCGTGGAGTACAACTGGAAGATGGCCCGGCCGCATTCCGAACCATCAGTTTCCAGGGTGGCGAAGGGATTAACCAGTGGTACAACGTCACGCTGACTGAAGGGCGTAACCGCGAGGTTCGTCGCCTGTGGGAAGCCGTTGGCGTTCAGGTGAGCCGTTTGATCCGTGTACGCTATGGTGATATCGATCTGCCAAAAGGCCTGCCGCGTGGTGGCTGGGCTGAGTTGGATCTCAAGGCAACCAACTATCTGCGTGAGCTGGTAGAGCTGAAACCGGAAACCGTCAGCAAACTGCCGGTAGAGCGCGAACGCCGCCGTGTGAAAGCCAATCAGATCCGCCGTGCGGTAAAACGCCACAGCCAGGTGGCGACAGGCAATCGTCGCGGTGCGCCGGGCAGCAAACCGGGTAAACCGGCCAAGTCTGCCAAACGTAGCTAAATCTGTTACCGTGGCCTTTAGGCCACGGTCTCTTTCCGTTACCAGTCAATTCCTTGCTGTGCTTTGATCCCTGCTTCAAACGCATGTTTCACCGGCCGCATCTCCGTCACCGTATCTGCCAGTGCCAACAAATCGCGATGACAACCACGCCCGGTAATAATCACCGTCTGGTGCGCTGGACGTTGATGTAATGCCTCCAGCACCTCGTCCAGCTCCAGGTAACCGTAAGTGACCATATAGGTCAGCTCATCCATCAGTACCAGATCCAAGCTGCTGTCGGCCAGCATACGCTTACCGTGTTGCCAAACGGCTTGGCAGGCTGCGGTATCACTCTCTCTGTCTTGGGTTTCCCAGGTAAAACCGGTCGCCATGACCTGAAATTCCACACCGTGTTGCTGCAGCAGGTTTTTCTCGCCGTTAGGCCATTGTCCTTTGATAAATTGAATCACCCCGGCTTTCATCCCATGCCCTACTGCGCGAGTGACAGTGCCAAAGGCCGCGGTGGTTTTGCCTTTACCATTGCCGGTAAATACCAGCAACAAACCACGAACATCCTGTGCAGCGGCAATGCGTGCATCCACTTGTTCTTTCAGGCGCTGCTGACGTTGCTGATGACGATCTTCAGCCATGTTCAAAGACTCCTTATTCGGCGGCGCCGGGTTTACGGTTAGGTTGGGCATCAAAGCTCATGCCGGTTTTGCGGCGGCTGTCATCACCCATCAGATAGAGATAGAGCGGCATGATATCCGCCGGTGTTTTCAGTTTGCTTTTATCTTCATCAGGGAACGCAGATGCTCGCATTTTAGTGTGCGTTCCCCCCGGGTTGATGCAATTTACCCGCAAGTTGCGATTTTTATATTCCTCAGCCAGCACCTGCATCATACCCTCGGTAGCAAATTTGGAAACGGCATAAGCCCCCCAGTTGGCACGCCCCATCCGGCCAACACTTGAGCTGGTAAAGACCAAAGAGCCAGAGTGAGACTTCAGCAGTAACGGCAAGAGTGCCTGAGTGAGCATGAATGTCGCGTTGACGTTAACCTGCATCACTTCGTTCCACATGGTCATCGAAAGTTCTGCCATCGGGGCAATGTCACCCAACAGACCTGCATTGTGCAGGACGCCATCAAGGCGAGGTATTTTGCTCGCTAATTCATCGGCAACCTGTTGGCATTGTTGTGGCGTAGTGTGCAGCAGATCAAGTGTAATAATATGGGTTGGAGCACCGCCGTTGGCGGCAATTTCCGCCTGTACCGCCTGCAACTTGCTCTCAGTGCGTCCCAGTAACACCAGTTGTGCACCAAAACGTGCATAGGTCAGTGCCGCTTCGCGGCCAATGCCGTCGCCCGCACCGGTTACCAAAATAATGCGTTGCTCGAGCAGATCCTGTTTAGGTTGATAATGCACAATTATTCCTCGCGCCAAATTGGCTTGTCTCCCTTAATTGCCGGGAGTACGGGTAGAAAGGGGATCATCAGCAGGAGCGTTTGGGCTCAACGGCGGCGATGATCCCACAGCGAATTTGTCTCATCACATTGATGAATAATGGGTGTTATATGCCTGAAATGGATCGCATTTTCAATGATTAGCCTGCAGAATCGGCATTCTTTTGTAACAAAAATGGAACATAAGCGGCTTGGTTGTCGTTAATGGTCATCCCATAGTGAAGTAGGCAAGCAAGGATTTTGCATTTGGTCGCGACAGCCGCAGCGCCGATTGGTTAAAATGAATGGAGTCACACTTTACCCTATGGATGTCGAGTTGCAGGTAGGTGGCAAGCGTAGGAGTTTCTTGGCGTTTACTCATTGTAAGTGACAGGGGGAGTACGTGCAGCCAACAATGCCGTGGCTCGAAGGACGACGGGCATAACAAACTGTAAATAAAGGCGGGACCTGTGGAGTTTATATCTGTTTACGGCCTGTTTCTGGCCAAAGTTGCCACTGTGGTGATTGCTATTGCCGCACTCGCATTGCTGGCGGTCAGTCTGGGGCAACGCAAGGGGCAGCAGAAAGGTGAGCTGCAGCTTACTGACCTGGGGGAGCAGTATCGCGAAATGCAGCGTGAAATGCGACTGGCGCGCATGGGGGCTGCAGAACAGAAGGCCTGGAGCAAGCAGTTTAAAAAGCAGAGTAAAGCCGATGAGAAACTGAAGAAGCAACGTGCCAAAGCCGGCGCGGTCGAGGCCGTCAAGCCTTGCCTGTATGTGTTGGACTTCAAAGGCAGTATGGATGCTCATGAAGTGACTTCTCTGCGTGAAGAAGTTTCTGCCGTGCTGGCGGTAGCCACGGCCAAGGACGAAGTGTTGTTGCGTCTGGAAAGCCCGGGCGGGGTAGTTCATGGTTATGGCCTGGCGGCTTCGCAGTTGGAACGTTTGCGCAAGGGGGGGATTCGTCTGACGGTCGCGGTAGATAAAGTGGCCGCCAGCGGCGGCTATATGATGGCTTGTGTCGCCGACCGCATCGTGGCAGCCCCGTTCGCTATCATCGGCTCAATCGGTGTGGTTGCGCAGATCCCTAACTTCCACCGTCTGTTGAAAAAGAACGATATCGATGTTGAGTTGCATACCGCCGGGCAATTCAAACGGACCTTGACCTTATTTGGTGAGAATACCGAGCAAGGGCGTGAAAAGTTCCGTGAAGATCTGAATGAAACCCATGAGCTGTTCAAGCAGTTTGTGCACCAGCAGCGTCCATCATTGGATATTGACAGCGTGGCCACGGGTGAGCATTGGTTTGGCACGCAGGCAAAAGACAAAGGGTTGATCGATGCGGTTGGGACCAGTGACGATCTGTTGATTGCCGAAATAGAAAATCATGAGGTGGTTGGGGTACGCTATACCCGCCGTAAACGCTTGATTGACCGTATCACCGGTAGCGCGGCAGAAAGTGCCGATCGTCTGTTGTTACGCTGGTGGCAGCGCGGTGAGAAACCGTTGCTTTAAGCTGTAAAGCGACAATTCAACGGGGGCTTAAGCCCCCGTTTTTAAGGTTTAATCCACCAGGTGGTATTTTTCTGAAAGTAGGTGGGCCAGATGTTTAAACATATTAAATACGGCCGTCGTTTTTGCTGTTGGCAAACCATCGGGATCTAAAAAGAATTCTCCGCGAAAAACCAGTACGCTACCTTTTTGTTCAACCTCTGTCGCTACCATACCGTGCATATAATCTTCGTGTTGGCGGATGATGTTATTTGCTTCAGTAAGTAGGGCTTCTCGTTCGATCGGTTGAGTATTTTTTCGCATTTATTCCACTCCCAACAAAAAATTCTGCCTGTATTCTAACGCGGGTTCGCGTTTATCCGCAAACCGGCTAAGGTTTAATTGCCGTCTGGATGGCTAACCGTTCCGACGCAGTTGGCGAAATGGGTTTTTCCGTGCTAATTAAGTTGCGTGCCGCATTTTATCAGGTAGAGTGTGGGATTTTGCGGCTTCAGGTGGAAGGATTTGTTTACGCTCTACGGCGCCATGCGTGGCCTGGCTTTTGGGGTACGGGTGTGAGCAGATTGGATCGGTGAGGTGTGTTCAAGTTGCCCAGTCAGGCAACCCTTGGAAAAAAACACCTTGATCTCCTGCCAGAGTACCGCAATATAAAAAAGAGATACGAATTGCCGCGGTATGGCGAGATAACTGGCTTCTTTTAGAAGAAATAAAATTAGGTAAAGGTAAATATGGGCAAAGCTCTCGTAATAGTTGAGTCCCCGGCAAAAGCCAAAACTATTAATAAATATTTAGGAAGTGACTACGTGGTGAAGTCCAGCGTCGGTCACATCCGTGATTTGCCGACCAGTGGCTCAGCCAGCAAAAAGAGTGCTGAAGCAACCGCAGACAAAGCCAAAAAGAAAGTTAAGAAAGATGAAAAGGCGGCGTTGGTCAATCGCATGGGGGTCGATCCTTATCATGGTTGGAAAGCCCACTACGAAATATTGCCAGGTAAAGAAAAAGTTGTCGCTGAGTTAAAATCGTTAGCAGAAAATGCCGACCATATTTATCTCGCAACCGACCTTGACCGCGAAGGGGAGGCCATCGCTTGGCACCTGCGGGAAGTGATCGGTGGGGACGACAAACGCTTTAGCCGCGTAGTATTTAACGAAATCACGAAAAACGCGATCCAGCAGGCGTTCAAGGCGCCGGGCGAGCTGAATATCGATCGCGTCAATGCGCAGCAGGCGCGCCGCTTTATGGACCGAGTGGTGGGCTACATGGTGTCGCCGCTGCTGTGGAAAAAAATTGCTCGTGGCCTTTCTGCGGGCCGGGTACAGTCCGTTGCGGTAAGGCTGGTGGTGGAGCGTGAGCGCGACATTAAAGCCTTTGTACCGGAAGAATATTGGGAACTGCATGCCGATCTGCTCGCCAAGGGCGAAACCGCACTGCAGATGGAAGTGACCCATGCCCACGACAAACCGTTTAAACCGGTAAACCGTGAGCAGACCCACGCTGCGGTCAAGCTGCTGGAGAAAGCCCGCTATACGGTGCTGGATCGCGAAGACAAACCGACCAGCAGCAAACCGGGTGCGCCATTCATTACTTCCACCCTGCAGCAGGCGGCCAGTACTCGCCTGGGCTTTGGCGTGAAGAAGACCATGATGATGGCGCAGCGCCTGTATGAAGCGGGTCACATTACCTATATGCGTACCGACTCTACCAATCTGAGCCAGGATGCGCTCAACATGGTGCGTGGTTATATCGGCGATAATTTCGGTGATAAGTACTTGCCGAAAGCGGCTAATCATTACAGCAGCAAAGAAAACTCTCAGGAAGCGCACGAAGCGATTCGTCCTTCGGACGTCAGCGTTCTGGCTGAACAGCTGAAGGATATGGAAGCAGATGCGCAGAAACTGTATCAACTGATCTGGCGCCAGTTTGTTGCCTGCCAGATGACGCCAGCACAATATGACTCCACCACGCTGACGGTGAAAGCCGGTGACTTCCAGCTTCGTGCCAAAGGCCGTACGTTGCGTTTTGACGGCTGGACCAAGGTCATGCCTGCGTTACGTAAAGGCGATGAAGATCGTACCTTACCGTTTGTGGAAGTGGGCAGCGATTTGGATCTGCAAAAACTGATCCCAAGCCAGCACTTTACCAAGCCGCCAGCACGTTACAGTGAAGCGTCGCTGGTTAAAGAGCTGGAAAAACGGGGGATTGGTCGCCCATCAACTTACGCTTCCATCATCTCGACCATTCAGGATCGCGGTTATGTGCGGGTAGAAAACCGTCGTTTCTATGCCGAGAAAATGGGTGAGATCGTGACCGATCGGTTGGAAGAAAACTTCCGTGAGCTGATGAATTACGACTTCACAGCGCGTATGGAAGATGGCCTGGATCAGGTAGCCAACAACCATGCGGAATGGAAAGCGGTGCTGGACGAGTTCTTCGCAGAATTCAGTGAGCAGTTGGAAACCGCAGAGAAAGATCCGGAAGAAGGCGGTATGCGTCCGAACCAGATGGTGATGACCAGC
Coding sequences within it:
- the trpCF gene encoding bifunctional indole-3-glycerol-phosphate synthase TrpC/phosphoribosylanthranilate isomerase TrpF, translated to MQETVLNKIVRDKAQWVAARSQQQPLASFQNDIKPSTRGFYHALQGARTAFILECKKASPSKGLIREHFDPVEIASVYRDFASAISVLTDEKYFQGSFDFLPLVSKTVSQPVLCKDFIIDPYQIYLARYYQADAILLMLSVLNDEQYRQLAAVAHSLNMGVLTEVISEEELQRAIALEARVIGINNRDLRDLSIDLDRTRTLAPRVPHGVTVISESGINNYGQIRELSRYANGFLIGSALMSETNLRSAVRRVILGDNKVCGLTRPQDAAAAYQAGANYGGLIFVGRSPRCVDIAQAREVIAAAPLKYVGVFCDAPMDSVAQTAEHLGLYAVQLHGAEDQDYISALRTRLPAACQIWKALSVKDHLPARELQQVDRYLLDNGAGGTGERFDWSVLQGQTLDNVMLAGGLSADNCVDAALLGCVGLDFNSGVESQPGIKDAARLAAVFQTLRAY
- the trpD gene encoding anthranilate phosphoribosyltransferase yields the protein MQPILEKLYRSESMDQEESQQLFSAIVRGELENSQLAAALISMKMRGERPEEIAGAAKALLADARSFPRPDYAFADIVGTGGDGTNSINISTASAFVAAACGAKIAKHGNRSVSSRSGSSDLLAAFGINLELSAHASRQALDELGVCFLFAPQYHTGFRHAMPVRQQLKTRTVFNVLGPLINPARPPLALIGVYSPELVLPIAQTLRVLGYKRAAVVHGGGMDEVAIHTATHVAELNEGEIESYQLTPKSFGLESHPLEALLGGSPEENRDILARLLQGKGERAHAAAVAANVALLLKLFGQEDLRHNAQQALEMIHSGQAYQRVTALAARG
- a CDS encoding glutamine amidotransferase-related protein: MADILLLDNVDSFTYNLVDQLRASGHQVVIYRNQIAADLIIERLQQMEQPVLMLSPGPGAPADAGCMPELLQRLRGKMPIIGICLGHQAIVEAYGGHVGQAGEILHGKASAITHDGEGMFDGMVNPLPVARYHSLVGSNIPAELTVNARFGDMVMAVRHDDHRVCGFQFHPESILTTQGARLLEQTLAWALAK
- a CDS encoding anthranilate synthase component 1, with the protein product MMNNKPQLKLLTAQAGYRSDPTAIFHQLCGTRPATLLLDSAEINSKQNLKSLLIVDSALRITALGRNVTIQVLTTNGAALLPLLDAALPADVKIQVRPDGRELTFPAIDRVQDEDARLRSLSVFDALRTMIALVEAPADEREAMLLGGLFAYDLVAGFEDLPALRQDQRCPDFCFYLAETLLVLDHQRGIARLQASAFTGDHAETLRLQQRLEQLQAQLQQSPLAIPHQKLEDMQLSCNQTDEEYGAVVSNLQQAIRHGEIFQVVPSRRFSLPCPNPLAAYETLKENNPSPYMFFMQDNEFTLFGASPESALKYNATNRQIEIYPIAGTRPRGRRADGSLDLDLDSRIELEMRTDHKELAEHLMLVDLARNDLARICEAGSRYVADLTKVDRYSFVMHLVSRVVGKLRADLDVLHAYQACMNMGTLSGAPKVRAMQLIAASEGTRRGSYGGAVGYFTAHGDLDTCIVIRSAYVEDGIATVQAGAGVVLDSVPQAEADETRNKARAVLRAIASAHQAKEVF
- the rnm gene encoding RNase RNM, with the translated sequence MTDSSPQSSAFTLYDLHSHTTASDGYLTPTQLVHRAVEMRVGVLAITDHDTTDGLAEAAAAIADLALPLQLVDGVEISTLWENHEIHIVGLGMDIEHPALRQLLAEQTERRHLRAQEIGVRLAKARIPDAYDGAQKLAGTGAVTRGHFARYLVQTGVADNLAQVFKKYLAKGKTGYVPPQWCTIEQAIDVIHQSGGQAVMAHPGRYDLTAKWLKRLLTYFAENGGDAMEVAQCQQAPHERSLLVKYAQEYRLLASQGSDFHQPCSWIELGRKLWLPGGVEPVWRDWPQR
- a CDS encoding L-threonylcarbamoyladenylate synthase, whose protein sequence is MSQLFYIHPDNPQPRLINQAVDVLRKGGVIVYPTDSGYALGCKLEEKSAMERICRIRQLDGNHNFTLMCRDLSELSTYAYVDNTSFRLIKNNTPGNYTFILKATKEVPRRLMNDKRKTIGLRVPSNPIALALLDVLNEPMMSTTLMLPGNDFAESDPEEISEHLGKQVDLVIHGGFLGQQPTTVVDLTESSPEVVREGAGDPSPFR